Proteins from one Aspergillus nidulans FGSC A4 chromosome VIII genomic window:
- a CDS encoding ribokinase family protein (transcript_id=CADANIAT00001651) yields MSRESSIAGEGKMSRVEFCTLGMFILDDIDFEGSRPSVKNVLGGAASFAVIGARLAAGKEYSRSVSWIVDVGSDFPPEVLDVITAWDTNCVIRRDPGRLTTRAWNGYGPNEKRAFKYLTPKLRLEPYMLSDSQVLSKTFHMVCSSSRCVSIVRHILQRREALAGGSNERPIFVWEPVPDMCTPEEQLKFLEACREVDVVSPNDLELGMMFGHPCWNEGSAEGKETVNQILDSGIGSRGEGYLVIRAGKDGSYAYSRGLRLWLPAYHQPTASGSSPVVDPTGAGNSFLGALAQGMVSEATASCGKYHSIPPALILATVAASFVVEQIGVPRQSTSHEGKELWNGIEFTERVRLYTHKFCRTLEESPQNHLQIN; encoded by the exons ATGTCCCGAGAAAGTAGCATTGCGGGAGAGGGAAAAATGTCCAGAGTCGAGTTTTGTACTCTGGGCATGTTTATTCTCG ATGATATCGACTTCGAGGGTTCCCGACCCAGCGTCAAAAATGTTCTTGGTGGTGCGGCTTCGTTTGCGGTCATCGGCGCCCGTCTGGCAGCGGGGAAAGAGTACTCCAGGTCGGTCAGTTGGATTGTCGACGTTGGCTCAGACTTTCCACCAGAAGTCCTGGATGTAATTACGGCATGGGATACGAACTGCGTGATCAGGAGGGACCCCGGAAGACTCACCACCAGGGCATGGAATGGTTACGGACCGAATGAGAAACGGG CCTTTAAATACTTGACCCCAAAGCTACGACTAGAGCCATACATGCTTTCGGACTCCCAAGTGCTGTCAAAAACGTTTCATATGGTTTGTTCCTCGTCTCGTTGCGTATCCATAGTGCGGCACATTCTTCAACGTCGGGAGGCCCTGGCCGGTGGGTCCAACGAGAGGCCAATCTTTGTCTGGGAACCTGTACCAGATATGTGCACGCCTGAGGAACAGCTGAAGTTCTTGGAGGCGTGCCGTGAGGTTGACGTTGTAAGCCCTAATGACTTAGAGCTAGGCATGATGTTCGGACACCCGTGCTGGAATGAAGGAAGCGCTGAAGGCAAGGAAACAGTGAACCAGATTCTTGATTCAGGGATCGGATCTCGGGGTGAAGGGTACTTGGTTATCCGAGCAGGGAAGGATGGCAGTTACGCTTATTCTCGAGGTCTAAGGCTCTGGTTACCCGCTTATCATCAGCCGACTGCCTCAGGAAGCTCACCCGTCGTTGATCCAACGGGAGCTGGAAACTCCTTCTTAGGCGCGCTAGCGCAGGGGATGGTGAGCGAGG CAACCGCAAGCTGCGGAAAGTATCACAGCATTCCACCCGCTCTAATTCTCGCCACCGTTGCTGCAAGTTTCGTCGTCGAACAGATTGGCGTGCCTCGCCAGTCTACATCTCATGAGGGAAAGGAACTTTGGAACGGTATTGAATTTACGGAACGAGTCCGCCTTTACACCCACAAATTTTGTCGGACACTCGAAGAATCTCCTCAAAATCACCTGCAGATCAACTGA
- a CDS encoding uncharacterized protein (transcript_id=CADANIAT00001652), which yields MGGGGKIPYVPQGSLVSRRRLVRSARELEGQYRYYRRGDAWNSRCSLEHQCRTRIPGQDARAGQVLPKSILEQADYRTREATGRQKRIIRTCGKTKKTAGKAMVWQGLCSIIMRAVRQ from the exons ATGGGTGGAGGCGGAAAGATCCCGTAT GTACCCCAAGGAAGTCTGGTCTCCCGCCGGAGGCTGGTACGCTCGGCCCGCGAACTGGAAGGCCAATACCGCTATTATCGGCGCGGCGATGCTTGGAATAGTCGCTGCAGTCTGGAGCATCAGTGCAGAACGCGAATACCGGGACAGGATGCCAGAGCCGGGCAGGTTCTTCCCAAGTCGATA CTGGAGCAAGCAGATTATCGAACACGAGAGGCAACAGGCCGCCAAAAACGAATCATAAGAACGTGCGGGAAGACTAAGAAAACCGCAGGGAAAGCTATGGTATGGCAAGGTCTATGTTCTATAATTATGCGGGCTGTACGACAATAG
- a CDS encoding mitochondrial 54S ribosomal protein mL44 (transcript_id=CADANIAT00001653) encodes MKRLQLQRWSSSALSSRARIGSRLQRQLCSSKRFQSTDATPLQPGSDQIIAEQFPRPTPTRRLPKVSKYNLPSPPVQAARESAKLAALHARLYLPSRLPLETLARCLVDASADPNPQFNNAPFSVLGHDLLTNYASEHLICTYPRLPLTVIFAALYAYVGPKTLTAMAREWGVEHAALPGGEVDPGLLQFKRVEPGTDINAEPLKGTTRPNEDQKHWRKSISSSVVYDNEFGDPDLAGVPPSESQPEALQDVKPVTVEQASAAFVRAIMGAIYLHAGRAAAKRFFEQHILSRHLDISSLFNFSLPTRDLAQLCARENYEPPVAKIISETGRRSRHPVFVVGIFSGQDKLGEGAGASLPEARSRAAVAALKGWYLYSPLEVRVPSSMEEEGAAPWKPVYVDLGEVVA; translated from the coding sequence atgaagaggctgcaaCTCCAACGATGGAGCAGTTCGGCCCTATCGTCCCGGGCCAGAATTGGTAGCCGATTGCAGCGACAACTCTGCTCGAGCAAGAGGTTCCAGTCAACCGATGCGACACCTTTGCAGCCTGGGAGTGATCAAATAATTGCAGAGCAATTCCCGCGTCCTACTCCTACTCGTCGTTTACCAAAAGTCTCAAAATACAATCTCCCTTCACCACCAGTCCAGGCCGCACGCGAGTCTGCAAAACTCGCCGCGCTTCATGCACGACTCTATCTCCCCTCGCGATTACCGCTTGAAACATTAGCACGGTGCTTAGTTGACGCCTCAGCTGACCCAAATCCCCAATTCAATAATGCGCCATTTTCCGTACTAGGCCATGACCTCCTGACCAACTACGCATCCGAACACCTTATTTGCACATATCCTCGACTGCCTTTGACGGTCATTTTTGCGGCACTGTATGCTTATGTCGGGCCTAAAACACTCACCGCAATGGCCAGAGAATGGGGTGTTGAAcatgctgctcttcctggcGGCGAGGTAGACCCCGGCCTCCTTCAATTTAAGAGAGTCGAGCCCGGGACCGATATAAATGCAGAGCCTCTCAAAGGCACTACAAGGCCGAATGAAGACCAGAAACATTGGCGGAAATCGATTTCCTCTAGCGTCGTGTACGACAACGAGTTCGGGGATCCAGATTTAGCAGGCGTACCACCCTCCGAATCACAGCCCGAAGCTCTACAGGATGTCAAGCCCGTAACGGTTGAACAAGCTAGTGCGGCTTTTGTGCGGGCTATAATGGGCGCGATCTACCTTCACGCCGGCCGAGCAGCAGCCAAGCGATTTTTCGAACAGCACATCCTCTCGCGACACCTTGATATCTCTAGCCTGTTCAACTTCTCTTTGCCCACCCGTGATTTGGCCCAACTCTGTGCGCGTGAAAACTATGAGCCTCCAGTTGCCAAAATCATCAGTGAAACCGGTCGCCGTAGCAGACACCCTGTCTTCGTTGTTGGAATATTCTCTGGTCAGGATAAATTGGGCGAGGGCGCAGGCGCCAGTCTTCCTGAGGCTCGATCAAGGGCTGCCGTTGCCGCTCTCAAAGGATGGTATCTTTACAGCCCGTTAGAAGTCCGCGTACCCAGTTctatggaggaggaaggcgCTGCTCCTTGGAAGCCAGTTTACGTGGATCTGGGTGAGGTGGTTGCATAG
- a CDS encoding uncharacterized protein (transcript_id=CADANIAT00001654): protein MATPSAIPAIISSRDAPKEPSSAADSTADCSKLPAPKFQLHIHDLRHPASQFFLTSIPDLASTLETALSAIIQNLYSSPKSGRAINGATATNSRNRKHLQTFRPSVPPTRSVTVLLRDIGGVAYTTGKDLDNDHKEIHVSLAYIQHCRTKTDPVAELVGVLTHELVHCYQYAAPRATLDGGLIEGIADFDTIEIMN from the exons ATGGCTACACCTTCAGCGATCCCAGCAATCATCAGTTCCCGCGATGCCCCAAAAGAGCCATCTTCAGCCGCTGACTCAACTGCCGACTGCTCCAAGCTCCCCGCTCCCAAATTCCAGCTCCATATCCACGACCTCCGTCACCCTGCCTCTCAATTCTTCCTTACTTCCATCCCTGATCTCGCATCTACCCTTGAAACCGCCCTTTCCGCCATCATCCAGAATCTCTACAGCTCTCCAAAGTCGGGGAGGGCGATAAATGGGGCCACCGCGACGAACTCCAGGAACCGAAAGCACTTACAAACATTCAGACCTTCTGTCCCGCCAACCCGCTCGGTCACAGTCCTCCTACGCGATATTGGAGGCGTTGCTTACACAACTGGCAAGGACCTCGACAATGACCATAAAGAAATTCACGTCTCCCTCGCGTACATCCAGCACTGCCGCACCAAAACCGATCCCGTGGCGGAGCTAGTCGGCGTCCTCACACACGAGCTCGTCCACTGCTATCAATATGCTGCGCCGCGTGCTACACTTGATG GCGGCTTGATCGAGGGCATTGCGGACTTT GATACCATTGAAATCATGAACTAG
- a CDS encoding protein stu1 (transcript_id=CADANIAT00001655), translated as MSLFTDTDLAAYASLFILIYTLSDAGVFLFNVFFLVARSSVYFPFAFHFSKLALPLFKLLVARMDYKARDILSVLKNVNLSVDAKVTHLLGLKSDIKQKNVPEKAVPVIFECLRHAIASPFHALYSAGFSTLGHFLKRLYIQEHHQLVAAMSDRILPTLVDRMGDNKDRIRQQTTHALADLWEGAGPQIENLVLSVGFQGKNPFQKQTCLNLLSIAFTRSEITAAYAEATAKEYLPQIISFVEDADPTVRQGARALLVQMFIGERDSSKHELKRALEQYKVRPSHAREILAGIGLDPELYDESHSSRQHSIQQRAPSRAATASRAPSRAGISRAPSRAAISRAASRADISRAPSRADTFDERSGSTTTHVDSSSAADDGAPVLHHPKPVRTSPVTGGMIAASDNRIAVTDSIPANDFDSPKQKNTLRTNASKASGMVNAPAGHAAAPSALGHAVEKAKRAVEPLDIEPYDLSSSQELDRLQATMAPWFEGRETEMNFQRREEYTILIRRITHGNAPQRWPTAYLGFVKMTLPFVFITANSVRTSLQTAGLRAVQSLARVNKERLDSSIHIVLQNVLKLCANAKGITSQNSNLTIVAILENVTCNQRVLNQITGAAKDKNQNMRIFSAGWLEIIIDGQNRHKTHAEGVNSIAACIQEGVEDAKEDIRRAYRHTFFRFSSVWPARAKKILDAVSPKTQKLIEKDMLKMSEDPFVSNSGSSATGLFSSTPARAAAKGVTTEKGKASIAVPKAMSSPKLASRSTQPVTTKTNTLQKKPTSTLSSAPMRPGAAKPRPATAAGFQLKKKENESPRKKQTPSRVPEPGLDTPITRRRQNSDPTQNESPTKSGWVAHAADDHHIGPLTIPKRRSTRDTETPRAKASKQADIEVEMDDKNYDGRADEIVQEKVNETVYETVDEMVDERANERVDEYFDEHVDERIDEMVREKVDEKVDEEVDEKVDEKVDEKVDEKVDEKADEKVDEKVDEKVNEKVDSAADDNLQEEVAEKRSMSLSDEIIASAQRPSDEVKERSSEAERASMGKGGSPRPEREYVDSTIVSESPLPKRAVSLWSQNSINAHGILLKGIERIQTRTMATDGYRKLQGLIQHHPDLFADEEQFAVLLIGLLDELAEQTPPSKSVLSLGTVSDHKTQVLFTVKYMFENFKKFFAPHYPGTVVALLEAEKSAEMGGHLIKAIENFIDDIVNASRAHYEIIGAVVTHLGPAVQNEAGPTEHRMLRKGLDVITHGLTSMKEREWELPPDQLERLGEFVRQVMTLPSVALKRRIFALCIALRELVDNEERFWELVGSKTKGVDGLLFYYRTRQEAQAA; from the exons ATGTCCCTCTTCACTGATACTGATTTAGCAGCTTATGCCTCATTATTTATCCTAATCTACACACTATCAGACGCCGgggtcttcctcttcaacgttttcttcctcgtcgcACGCTCGAGCGTGTACTTCCCCTTCGCCTTTCACTTCTCCAAGCTCGCGCTACCCCTCTTCAAGCTTCTCGTAGCCAGGATGGATTACAAGGCGAGGGACATACTTTCGGTGCTGAAGAACGTCAACCTTTCGGTTGATGCCAAGGTGACCCATCTCCTTGGCTTGAAGTCCGACATCAAGCAAAAGAATGTTCCGGAGAAGGCTGTGCCTGTGATCTTTGAGTGCTTGCGACATGCAATAGCCTCACCCTTCCACGCCCTTTACTCGGCCGGGTTTTCGACGCTCGGCCATTTCTTGAAACGGCTGTATATTCAAGAACACCACCAACTGGTCGCCGCCATGTCCGACCGGATACTCCCCACTCTCGTTGATCGTATGGGTGACAACAAGGACCGTATCAGACAGCAGACTACCCATGCCCTGGCCGACTTGTGGGAGGGTGCGGGCCCCCAAATTGAGAATCTTGTACTCAGCGTTGGCTTCCAGGGAAAGAACCCTTTTCAGAAACAGACTTGTCTCAATTTGCTATCCATT GCGTTTACACGTTCAGAAATTACTGCCGCTTATGCAGAAGCTACCGCCAAAGAGTATCTACCACAGATTATCAGTTTTGTCGAAGATGCCGATCCGACTGTCCGCCAAGGGGCGAGAGCACTACTCGTACAGATGTTCAT CGGCGAACGTGACTCTAGCAAACACGAATTGAAGAGAGCACTTGAACAATACAAGGTTAGGCCGTCGCATGCGAGGGAGATCCTTGCTGGTATCGGTCTTGACCCGGAACTTTATGACGAGAGCCACTCTTCACGCCAACATTCAATCCAGCAAAGGGCGCCCTCCCGAGCTGCCACCGCCTCTCGCGCGCCATCGCGCGCCGGCATTTCGCGTGCTCCTTCGCGGGCCGCCATTTCGCGGGCTGCTTCACGAGCCGATATTTCGCGTGCTCCGTCACGAGCTGATACGTTTGATGAGCGTTCCGGATCGACCACTACTCATGTAGATTCTAGCTCTGCTGCCGACGATGGCGCTCCTGTGCTGCATCACCCCAAGCCGGTCCGAACATCTCCCGTCACTGGCGGCATGATTGCTGCATCGGATAATCGAATTGCCGTTACAGATTCTATTCCCGCCAACGATTTTGATTccccgaagcagaagaacaccTTGAGAACCAACGCAAGCAAAGCATCTGGAATGGTGAACGCTCCGGCTGGCCacgcagctgctccttcaGCCCTTGGACATGCCGTTGAGAAAGCTAAACGCGCTGTTGAGCCTCTTGATATTGAGCCTTATGATCTCAGCTCTTCTCAGGAACTTGATCGGCTACAGGCTACCATGGCTCCTTGGTTTGAGGGCAGAGAGACTGAAATGAACTTCCAGAGGCGTGAAGAGTACACCATCTTGATCCGCCGAATCACCCATGGAAATGCGCCACAGAGATGGCCTACGGCATACTTGGGTTTCGTCAAGATGACGCTCCCTTTTGTCTTTATTACGGCCAATTCCGTTCGGACTTCTCTGCAAACCGCTGGGCTTCGGGCAGTTCAGTCCCTCGCCCGGGTCAACAAAGAACGACTCGACAGCTCTATTCACATCGTCTTGCAGAACGTCTTGAAACTCTGCGCAAACGCGAAGGGCATTACTTCCCAAAACAGCAACTTGACCATCGTCGCTATACTCGAGAATGTGACCTGCAATCAACGCGTATTAAACCAGATTACGGGCGCCGCAAAGGATAAGAATCAGAACATGCGGATCTTCTCCGCGGGTTGGCTTGAAATCATCATTGATGGCCAAAATCGCCACAAGACTCACGCCGAAGGCGTGAACAGCATCGCCGCGTGCATCCaggagggcgttgaggatgcgAAAGAAGACATTCGGAGGGCTTACCGTCATACCTTCTTCCGGTTTTCCAGCGTCTGGCCGGCGCGAGCTAAAAA GATCTTGGACGCAGTTTCGCCAAAAACACAGAAATTAATTGAAAAGGACATGCTAAAGATGTCGGAGGATCCGTTTGTTTCGAACTCGGGTTCCTCGGCGACGGGGCTATTTAGCAGCACGCCAGCTCGTGCGGCCGCGAAGGGGGTGACTACTGAAAAAGGGAAGGCTAGTATTGCTGTTCCTAAAGCCATGTCGAGTCCCAAATTGGCATCACGCTCTACTCAACCTGTCACGACGAAGACCAATACTCTACAGAAGAAGCCTACATCAACCTTGTCATCTGCACCCATGCGACCAGGAGCGGCGAAACCGCGTCCAGCGACCGCGGCCGGATTTCaactgaagaaaaaggagaacGAGAGTCCACGAAAAAAGCAGACCCCAAGCCGGGTTCCTGAACCAGGTTTGGATACCCCAATCACTCGTCGTCGCCAGAACAGCGACCCCACTCAAAATGAGAGCCCGACGAAGAGTGGCTGGGTAGCGCATGCCGCAGATGACCATCACATCGGCCCATTGACTATTCCGAAAAGACGCTCAACCAGAGACACCGAAACACCTCGAGCAAAAgccagcaagcaagcagataTCGAAGTAGAGATGGACGACAAGAATTACGATGGGAGGGCCGATGAGATAGTCCAAGAGAAGGTGAATGAGACGGTCTATGAGACCGTCGATGAGATGGTTGATGAAAGGGCCAACGAGAGGGTCGATGAATATTTCGATGAACATGTCGATGAACGGATCGATGAGATGGTCCGTGAAAAGGTCGATGAAAAGGTCGATGAAGAGGTCGATGAAAAGGTCGATGAAAAGGTCGATGAGAAGGTCGATGAGAAGGTCGATGAGAAGGCCGATGAGAAGGTCGATGAGAAAGTCGACGAGAAGGTTAATGAGAAGGTTGATAGTGCGGCCGATGACAATCTTCAGGAGGAAGTCGCCGAAAAACGGAGTATGTCTTTGTCCGACGAGATAATTGCGTCGGCCCAACGGCCCAGTGATGAGGTTAAGGAGCGTTCttcggaggcggagagggcaTCTATGGGAAAGGGAGGCAGCCCGCGACCTGAGCGCGAGTATGTCGATTCAACGATTGTATCGGAGTCTCCCCTTCCAAAGCGCGCTGTGTCCCTCTGGTCGCAGAATTCGATTAACGCACATGGGATCCTCTTGAAAGGAATTGAGCGAATTCAGACGAGAACTATGGCGACAGATGGATACCGAAAGCTCCAGGGGCTGATTCAGCATCATCCCGATCTGTTCGCTGATGAGGAGCAATTTGCTGTGTTGTTGATTGGTTTGCTTGACGAGTTGGCGGAACAGACTCCACCGAGCAAGAGTGTGTTATCTTTGGGTACGGTGTCGGATCACAAGACGCAGGTTTTGTTCACTGTGAAGTACATGTTTGAGAACTTCAAGAAGTTTTTTGCGCCTCACTACCCTGGCACAGTTGTGGCATTGTTGGAGGCAGAGAAGTCAGCGGAGATGGGCGGTCACTTAATCAAGGCCATTGAAAACTTTATTGATGACATTGTCAATGCTTCCAGGGCACACTATGAGATCATTGGCGCCGTCGTTACCCATCTTGGTCCTGCTGTTCAGAATGAGGCTGGCCCCACTGAGCACAGGATGCTTCGAAAGGGCTTGGATGTTATCACACACGGCCTTACCAGCATGAAGGAACGGGAATGGGAACTTCCGCCTGATCAGTTAGAGCGCCTCGGAGAATTTGTGAGACAGGTGATGACGCTTCCATCGGTGGCCCTGAAGCGGAGGATCTTCGCCCTTTGCATTGCTCTGCGCGAGCTAGTGGACAACGAAGAGCGATTCTGGGAACTTGTTGGATCGAAGACAAAGGGTGTCGACGGCCTCCTATTCTACTACCGGACGAGGCAGGAGGCCCAGGCTGCATAG
- a CDS encoding uncharacterized protein (transcript_id=CADANIAT00001656) has protein sequence MHMNLRKNIRLPQHFNPDHFYGPMSQRSLRGDDKKRPAYTDYNPNLPPAAFPTLERPRGARYGQDIHQRDNDEDRLNKASRRNSRRSFDDLCASVNPNGKREPSPTAHVTEIPLDQLDNYVASNGELNPIWVSNMARMAAAGKDADVDMDMEDTDLEGTVTGECRSISPGPQNPTWADLSPRMRAEIFQNLLEHHSYPAVCRMLDLTVEERDDIADILELRRNQIEQEDMQLDAMRAKQLRELSKVDNSFKTQKQSYQLVFRKTSRQTFRALRDFIEPDRDFFACKSSELTVAKIFLHKRGIESKFVGIWGNGSASIHTSDGEAPPLGRVGFDGASGPKPVFGTIKEAHAHRLITVPESQSETSATSKTTFTDWLGNSSAGSLLENVQPNGKRSRPGKYLAHFKGSIDQEKGRCTRNRRQISAFGLHESRPVPSEIPHARSSSPLDRHSSERLALKHRQQQQPQRQNNHSPRPSSTPNCLPKNKKAFLLPLPLQSTDGELYSHRVKARKIPYFQPSTNGRSAGTRQVQNIQQQKLIEIQAPQASTADTISDPSEWLQEEPLSTAESSSSPDTRLSQFSDLPTPQTVAINTSFSSTRAGYRGRLVDEDERGDEFMHWDEMILLPSD, from the exons ATGCACATGAACCTTCGAAAGAATATCCGCCTTCCGCAGCACTTCAACCCAGACCATTTTTATGGCCCCATGTCGCAACGATCTTTGCGCGGAGACGACAAAAAGAGGCCAGCGTACACTGACTATAATCCGAACTTACCCCCTGCCGCATTCCCGACGTTAGAGAGGCCGAGGGGAGCAAGATACGGTCAGGATATACATCAGAGGGACAACGACGAAGACAGACTGAACAAAGCCAGTCGAAGAAACAGTAGGAGGAGTTTTGATGACTTATGTGCATCAGTAAATCCTAATGGCAAAAGGGAACCATCGCCGACTGCTCATGTGACGGAAATACCGCTGGACCAGCTTGACAATTACGTGGCGAGCAATGGAGAGCTCAACCCTATCTGGGTGAGCAATATGGCTCGgatggctgctgctggaaaggaTGCTGATGTCGATATGGACATGGAAGATACTGACTTGGAAGGGACGGTGACTGGGGAGTGTCGG TCTATCTCGCCAGGGCCACAAAACCCGACCTGGGCTGACCTCTCACCACGAATGCGAGCCGAGATTTTTCAAAATCTTTTAGAACACCACAGCTACCCCGCCGTGTGTCGGATGCTTGACCTAACGGTCGAGGAGCGCGATGACATCGCAGACATTTTGGAACTTCGCCGAAATCAAATCGAGCAGGAAGATATGCAGCTGGATGCGATGCGAGCAAAGCAATTGAGAGAACTTTCGAAGGTAGACAATAGTTTCAAAACCCAGAAACAATCTTATCAGCTTGTCTTCCGGAAAACTTCTCGTCAAACGTTCCGCGCACTAAGAGACTTCATTGAACCAGATAGGGACTTCTTCGCTTGCAAATCATCTGAACTCACGGTCGCGAAGATCTTTCTACATAAACGAGGTATAGAAAGCAAGTTCGTGGGAATCTGGGGAAATGGCAGTGCTTCTATTCACACTTCTGATGGGGAAGCACCGCCCTTAGGGAGAGTTGGCTTTGATGGCGCTTCTGGCCCTAAGCCTGTCTTCGGCACGATCAAAGAAGCACACGCTCACCGTCTTATCACCGTGCCTGAATCCCAGTCAGAGACATCTGCTACCTCGAAAACCACCTTCACAGATTGGCTCGGAAACTCTTCGGCCGGCAGCTTACTGGAAAACGTTCAACCTAATGGCAAACGATCAAGGCCCGGGAAATACCTCGCTCACTTTAAAGGATCCATTGACCAAGAAAAAGGTCGCTGTACACGTAATAGAAGACAGATTTCTGCATTTGGGCTTCATGAATCACGACCTGTCCCGTCTGAGATTCCGCATGCTCGGTCGTCTTCCCCGCTTGACCGTCATTCGTCTGAGAGATTAGCCCTAAAACAcaggcaacagcaacagccgcagcGGCAGAACAACCACTCACCGCGACCAAGTTCAACACCAAACTGTCTGCCGAAGAACAAAAAGGCCTTCCTACTGccacttcctctccaaaGTACTGATGGTGAATTGTACTCCCACCGAGTAAAAGCTCGCAAAATCCCGTACTTTCAACCCTCGACAAATGGACGGAGCGCAGGGACCAGACAGGTACAGAATatacagcagcagaaattAATAGAAATACAAGCGCCGCAAGCCTCTACCGCAGACACAATATCCGACCCCTCGGAATGGCTTCAGGAAGAACCACTCTCGACGGCTGAATCGTCGTCAAGCCCAGACACGCGTCTATCTCAATTCTCAGACCTCCCAACACCACAGACGGTTGCTATAAATACGTCCTTCTCGAGCACTCGCGCTGGGTATCGCGGCCGGCTtgtggacgaggacgaaAGGGGGGATGAATTCATGCATTGGGACGAGATGATCCTTCTCCCGTCGGACTGA
- a CDS encoding dual specificity protein phosphatase family protein (transcript_id=CADANIAT00001657), with product MEPTASGLETSLSGNAKSQYIRNHQYTKKIAASYYPDIHYHGLNQPAPEPIGPGSHQFREGEFVSPGFFQHIDPSIFTLPRSEVEWTYNMRRTAQRMLPFLYLGPWNALSNKQWLRDEGITLLLGVRDQRLAQSRLFSGQKAAAEVGIEADSFDIVDGQDLIARLPETIRRINDHIYPSAGFAAGAPTPKKVLVFCETGNGLSALVVVAYCMVMLNMSLIQAMNFIHSQRFCIDMEDGLRPMLLAFEGLLKAKRDVEKANKAAGANFLLTTPAMTLSKKRSFADHEEDDTMEDDSMDLERKPTAPFQDRWA from the coding sequence ATGGAACCTACAGCTTCAGGCTTGGAAACGTCACTTTCGGGGAATGCTAAATCTCAGTACATCCGGAACCATCAATATACCAAGAAAATAGCAGCCTCTTACTACCCCGACATCCACTACCATGGCCTAAATCAACCTGCTCCAGAGCCCATCGGACCTGGTTCCCATCAATTTCGAGAAGGCGAATTTGTCAGTCCAGGGTTTTTTCAGCACATCGATCCGAGTATCTTTACGTTGCCGCGTTCAGAGGTCGAGTGGACGTACAACATGCGCCGGACCGCACAACGTATGTTACCATTCCTTTACCTCGGACCGTGGAACGCTCTGTCAAACAAGCAGTGGCTGCGAGACGAGGGAATTACTTTGCTCTTGGGAGTCCGCGACCAACGGCTGGCGCAGTCGCGACTTTTCTCCGGACAGAAAGCCGCTGCCGAAGTGGGGATTGAAGCGGACTCCTTTGACATCGTGGACGGCCAAGATCTTATCGCCAGATTACCGGAGACAATACGGCGTATCAACGACCATATCTATCCTTCGGCGGGCTTTGCAGCTGGAGCGCCAACTCCCAAAAAGGTCCTTGTTTTCTGCGAAACTGGAAACGGTCTATCCGCGCTGGTCGTGGTGGCCTACTGCATGGTGATGCTTAATATGTCGCTGATCCAGGCGATGAACTTCATTCACTCTCAACGGTTCTGTATTGATATGGAGGATGGCTTAAGGCCGATGTTGCTGGCATTCGAGGGGCTTTTAAAGGCGAAGCGGGACGTCGAAAAGGCGaacaaggctgctggggcGAATTTTCTTTTGACCACGCCGGCTATGACACTCTCTAAGAAGCGAAGCTTCGCAGACCacgaggaggacgatacGATGGAGGATGACAGCATGGacctggagaggaagcctACGGCGCCGTTTCAGGATCGCTGGGCATAA